The following are encoded in a window of Oncorhynchus mykiss isolate Arlee chromosome 11, USDA_OmykA_1.1, whole genome shotgun sequence genomic DNA:
- the cpne3 gene encoding copine-3 isoform X2, which produces MATQCVTKVELTVSCENLLDKDIGSKSDPLCVLLMNTTGSQWYEVGRTEKVQNCLAPKFAKKFIIDYYFEIVQKLKFGIYDIDNKTVDLSDDDFLGELECTLGQVVSSRKHTRPLVLKNNRPAGRGTITIIAEEIKDNRVVNFEAEARKLDNKDFFGKSDPYLEFYKQTETGWQLAHRTEVVKNNLNPTWKPFRIPLQSLCGGDMDKHIKVECYDYDNDGSHDLIGIFETTMTRLQEASRSSPAEFECINSKKQQKKKGYKNSGVVSVKLCQVVKEYTFLDYIMGGCQINFTVGIDFTGSNGDPKSPQSLHYISPQGVNEYLSAIWSVGMVIQDYDSDKMFPAFGFGAQIPPTWQVSHEFPLNFNPANPFCAGIEGVVEAYRVCLPQVKLYGPTNFSPIINHVARFAMQATQQKTASQYFVLLIITDGVITDLDQTRSAIVNASRLPMSIIIIGVGGADFTAMEFLDGDDGRLRAPTGETAARDIVQFVPFRQFQNAPREALAQSVLAELPGQVVSYFSIHKLKPPHDPESQPSAPSASAL; this is translated from the exons ATGGCGACACAGTGTGTGACAAAGGTGGAGCTGACTGTCTCCTGTGAGAATCTTCTGGACAAGGACATTGGCTCCAAGTCTGACCCACTGTGTGTTCTTCTCATGAACACTACTGGGTCACAGTGGTACGAG GTGGGCCGCACAGAGAAGGTACAGAATTGCCTTGCGCCAAAGTTTGCCAAGAAGTTCATCATCGATTACTACTTTGAAATAGTGCAAAAGCTGAAGTTTGGAATTTACGACATCGACAATAAAACTGTTGACCTAAGTGATGATGATTTCCTGGGAGAGCTGGAGTGTACCTTGGGCCAG GTGGTGTCTAGTAGAAAGCATACTAGACCACTGGTGTTGAAGAACAACAGGCCTGCAGGAAGAGGAACCATTACA ATAATTGCTGAAGAAATAAAAGACAACAGGGTGGTGAATTTTGAGGCTGAAGCAAGGAAACTGGACAACAAG GATTTCTTTGGGAAGTCTGATCCTTACCTGGAGTTCTACAAGCAGACAGAGACGGGATGGCAGCTGGCTCACAGAACGGAG GTGGTGAAGAACAACCTGAACCCAACATGGAAACCATTCAGGATCCCCCTGCAGTCCCTGTGTGGAGGAGACATGGACAAACATATAAAG GTGGAGTGCTACGACTATGACAATGATGGATCTCATGACCTCATTGGAATCTTTGAGACCACCATGACACGTCTGCAAGAGGCATCGCGCTCCTCACCG gctGAGTTTGAGTGTATCAACAGTAAAAAGCAACAGAAGAAGAAGGGATACAAAAACTCTGGTGTGGTGAGTGTGAAGCTGTGTCAGGTGGTGAAGGAGTATACCTTCCTGGACTACATCATGGGAGGTTGCCAGATCAACTTCACT GTGGGTATTGACTTCACCGGGTCAAACGGTGACCCCaagtctccccagtctctccacTACATCAGTCCACAAGGGGTCAATGAATACCTGTCTGCCATCTGGTCCGTTGGCATGGTGATCCAAGACTACGACAG TGACAAAATGTTCCCTGCCTTTGGCTTTGGAGCACAGATCCCACCTACCTGGCAG GTTTCTCATGAGTTCCCTCTCAATTTCAACCCTGCAAATCCATTCTGTGCAG GTATCGAGGGTGTAGTGGAGGCCTACAGAGTGTGTCTTCCCCAGGTGAAGCTCTACGGTCCCACTAACTTTTCTCCCATCATCAACCATGTAGCCCGCTTCGCTATGCAGGCTACCCAGCAGAAAACTGCCTCT CAATACTTTGTCCTCCTGATCATAACGGACGGCGTGATCACGGATCTGGACCAGACACGCTCCGCCATCGTTAATGCCTCCCGTCTGCCCATGTCCATTATCATCATCGGTGTGGGTGGGGCCGACTTCACCGCCATGGAGTTCCTGGACGGTGACGACGGGCGGCTCAGAGCGCCAACGGGAGAGACTGCTGCACGGGACATAGTCCAGTTTGTCCCCTTCAGACAGTTCCAGAAC GCACCCAGGGAAGCTCTTGCTCAAAGCGTACTGGCAGAGTTGCCTGGACAAGTGGTGTCCTACTTCAGTATACACAAACTGAAGCCTCCCCATGACCCTGAGTCCCAGCCCTCAGCCCCATCAGCCTCAGCCCTATGA
- the cpne3 gene encoding copine-3 isoform X1: MATQCVTKVELTVSCENLLDKDIGSKSDPLCVLLMNTTGSQWYEVGRTEKVQNCLAPKFAKKFIIDYYFEIVQKLKFGIYDIDNKTVDLSDDDFLGELECTLGQVVSSRKHTRPLVLKNNRPAGRGTITIIAEEIKDNRVVNFEAEARKLDNKDFFGKSDPYLEFYKQTETGWQLAHRTEVVKNNLNPTWKPFRIPLQSLCGGDMDKHIKVECYDYDNDGSHDLIGIFETTMTRLQEASRSSPAEFECINSKKQQKKKGYKNSGVVSVKLCQVVKEYTFLDYIMGGCQINFTVGIDFTGSNGDPKSPQSLHYISPQGVNEYLSAIWSVGMVIQDYDSDKMFPAFGFGAQIPPTWQVSHEFPLNFNPANPFCAGIEGVVEAYRVCLPQVKLYGPTNFSPIINHVARFAMQATQQKTASQYFVLLIITDGVITDLDQTRSAIVNASRLPMSIIIIGVGGADFTAMEFLDGDDGRLRAPTGETAARDIVQFVPFRQFQNSPKEALAQSVLAEVPGQVVTYFNMNKLSPPNTDTPPAPVPTPPATADMPTLTS, translated from the exons ATGGCGACACAGTGTGTGACAAAGGTGGAGCTGACTGTCTCCTGTGAGAATCTTCTGGACAAGGACATTGGCTCCAAGTCTGACCCACTGTGTGTTCTTCTCATGAACACTACTGGGTCACAGTGGTACGAG GTGGGCCGCACAGAGAAGGTACAGAATTGCCTTGCGCCAAAGTTTGCCAAGAAGTTCATCATCGATTACTACTTTGAAATAGTGCAAAAGCTGAAGTTTGGAATTTACGACATCGACAATAAAACTGTTGACCTAAGTGATGATGATTTCCTGGGAGAGCTGGAGTGTACCTTGGGCCAG GTGGTGTCTAGTAGAAAGCATACTAGACCACTGGTGTTGAAGAACAACAGGCCTGCAGGAAGAGGAACCATTACA ATAATTGCTGAAGAAATAAAAGACAACAGGGTGGTGAATTTTGAGGCTGAAGCAAGGAAACTGGACAACAAG GATTTCTTTGGGAAGTCTGATCCTTACCTGGAGTTCTACAAGCAGACAGAGACGGGATGGCAGCTGGCTCACAGAACGGAG GTGGTGAAGAACAACCTGAACCCAACATGGAAACCATTCAGGATCCCCCTGCAGTCCCTGTGTGGAGGAGACATGGACAAACATATAAAG GTGGAGTGCTACGACTATGACAATGATGGATCTCATGACCTCATTGGAATCTTTGAGACCACCATGACACGTCTGCAAGAGGCATCGCGCTCCTCACCG gctGAGTTTGAGTGTATCAACAGTAAAAAGCAACAGAAGAAGAAGGGATACAAAAACTCTGGTGTGGTGAGTGTGAAGCTGTGTCAGGTGGTGAAGGAGTATACCTTCCTGGACTACATCATGGGAGGTTGCCAGATCAACTTCACT GTGGGTATTGACTTCACCGGGTCAAACGGTGACCCCaagtctccccagtctctccacTACATCAGTCCACAAGGGGTCAATGAATACCTGTCTGCCATCTGGTCCGTTGGCATGGTGATCCAAGACTACGACAG TGACAAAATGTTCCCTGCCTTTGGCTTTGGAGCACAGATCCCACCTACCTGGCAG GTTTCTCATGAGTTCCCTCTCAATTTCAACCCTGCAAATCCATTCTGTGCAG GTATCGAGGGTGTAGTGGAGGCCTACAGAGTGTGTCTTCCCCAGGTGAAGCTCTACGGTCCCACTAACTTTTCTCCCATCATCAACCATGTAGCCCGCTTCGCTATGCAGGCTACCCAGCAGAAAACTGCCTCT CAATACTTTGTCCTCCTGATCATAACGGACGGCGTGATCACGGATCTGGACCAGACACGCTCCGCCATCGTTAATGCCTCCCGTCTGCCCATGTCCATTATCATCATCGGTGTGGGTGGGGCCGACTTCACCGCCATGGAGTTCCTGGACGGTGACGACGGGCGGCTCAGAGCGCCAACGGGAGAGACTGCTGCACGGGACATAGTCCAGTTTGTCCCCTTCAGACAGTTCCAGAAC TCTCCTAAAGAAGCTCTGGCCCAGTCTGTGTTGGCTGAAGTCCCTGGTCAGGTGGTCACCTACTTCAACATGAACAAGCTGAGTCCTCCCAACACTGACACTCCCCCTGCCCCCGTCCCTACACCGCCAGCTACCGCAGACATGCCCACCCTCACCTCCTAG